Genomic segment of Synechococcus sp. A15-28:
CCTGGCCCGTGATCGAGCAACGGCTGCGGGCAGCGGCTTCAGGTGATTTCGTGGTGGCGCTGTACAACCCGCGGTCCAAGGGCCGCGACTGGCAGCTGGCCAGGGCGCGGGAGCTGTTGCTCGAGCAACGCGATGGCGACACCCCGGTTCTGCTGGCACGGCAACTGGGCCGCAGCGATGAATCGCAGCAGCTGACGGACCTGAACGGCCTGGAGCCGGATCACGTGGACATGCTCACAGTGGTGTTGATCGGCAACAGCAGCAGTTACGCCCGCGATGGGCGGATGGTGACCCCGCGGGGATACCCCGGAGCCACACTTCAGTGACCGATGGAAGACCCTCTGCTAGGGTTTGCATCTGGTTTCAGCGGGGATCAGCCGCTGATGGAAACGGGGAAAGACCGGTGCAAATCCGTCGCTGTCCCGCAGCTGTGAACGTCCGGCCCCGCCGGCGTCAGTCAGAACGCCCGCCAGGACCACCACCGACGAGGATCGACCTTGACCAATCTTGTGGCTTCCCCCAGGCCTCTGCGCCAGGCCGCCGTCTGTTTCTTAGGGCTGTTGTTGATCGCCAGCCCAGCCTTCGCCCACCATCCTTTCGGCATGGGTGACAGCGGCGCACTGACCGCCTGGCAGGGACTGCTGAGTGGCCTGGGGCACCCGCTCTTGGGTCCTGACCATCTGCTGTTCCTCTTGGCCCTGGGTTTCGTTGGCTTGCAACGTCCTCTGCGCTGGGTGCTGCCACTGCTGGCAGTCGGTCTCGGCGGCAGCGTGCTGTCACAGTTCATCCCCCTGCCCGATGCGGTGGCCCCCTGGGCTGAAGCCCTCGTCTCCTTCAGCCTGGCGGTGGAAGGCCTGATCGCCCTGAGCATGGCCCAAGCCGCCTGGCTGCTGCCCCTGTTCGGCCTGCATGGCTTCCTGCTGGGCAGCACCATCGTCGGGGCAGAACCCACCCCTTTGTTCAGCTACTTCCTGGGCCTGCTTGTCGCCCAGGGCAGCCTTTTGCTGCTCATCACCGCCTTGTCCCAGGGACTGGTGGAACGTCTGGGAGCCCAGGGCCAGCGGCTCGGTGCCGGCATCTGGATCGGCATCGGCATGGCCTTCGCCTGGGTGGCCCTGATCGACTGATCAACGCCATGAGGTCTTGCCTTGCCATCAAGCTCGCCGCGCCCTTGGCCGCTGCGGCGTTGTGGTCGCTGTCCGGTCCGCCCCCGGCCAGGGCTCAGCTGAGCAACGTCAGTCAATTCACCGACGTAATGCCCACGGATTGGGCTTATCAGGCTCTGGCCAACCTGGTAGAGCAGTACGGCTGTGTGGCCGGATACCCCAACGGCACCTTCCGTGGCAACCGGGCCATGACCCGCTACGAGGCGGCTGCCCTGCTCAACGCTTGCCTCGATCGGATCACCGAGGTGACCGATGAGCTCAAGAAGCTGATTTATGAGTTCGAGAAGGAACTCGCCATCATCCGCGGCAAAGTCGACGGTCTGGAAGCTCGCGTCGGCGAACTGGAAGCCACCCAGTTCGCAACCACCACCAAACTCAGTGGTCTCGCCACATTTGTGGTCGGGGCGAACCACTTTTCAGGCTCTGACGCTGCCTTGGTCGATCAAAACAACCAGAGTTTCGGCGCCACCACGTTCAACAACGATCTTCAGCTGATCCTGGAGACCAGCTTCACCGGCAAGGATCAACTCACCACCACGCTGCGGGCCGGCAACTTCAGCGGCGAATCACCCTTTGGGGGAGGGGGGCCCAGCAGCCTGGCCATGCTTGGCAATGCATCCCAGGGGGATGGCGGGCCCAACCACCTGTTCATCGACAAACTCTTCTACAGCTTTCCCGTCGGCGATAGCATCACCGTGACGGTGGGACCGAATGTTGGCCAGGACGACATGCTGCCGATCTGGCCGACCTTCTACAACAGTCTACCGATTCTGGATGCCCTCACCCTGAATGGAGGACTGGCCGCCTACAACAAAAACCAGGGTCCCGGTGCAGGAATCTCCTGGGTTCCAGCAGGTGGATTCCATGTCACGGCCAACTACGTGGCGGCCAACGGAGCCGAGGCCAACAGCGACATCGGCGGCCTGGCCACGGACCATGCCGGCGGCACGGGAACCGTTCAGCTGGGCTGGGAAGCGGATGGCTGGGCGATTGCCGGCATCTACTCCAAGATCCAAAACGGCAACGATCTGATCGCCTACGCCACCCCATTCACCCAGGACCAGTTGGGGCAAGCGGGCGACACCCACGCCTTCGGATTGAGCGGGGCGTGGCAGCCGACGGAAACGCATTGGATCCCCTCCATATCGGTTGGATGGGGCATCAACAACAGCGACAGCCAGCGAAAAGGTCAGGTCACCACCAGCCAGTCCTGGAGTGTTGGGCTGACCTGGGATGACGCATTCGCCGAGGGCAACAGCGCCGGCATGGCCGTGGGCCAGCCGGTATTCGCTACCGCATTACGGGGAGGAGACACCCCGAACGATGGCAATTACCTGTGGGAATGGTGGTATCAGTTCCAGATCAGCGATGCCATCAGCGTGACCCCGGCGTTGATCTATTTCTCGCGCCCGATGGGGCAAAACACCCCTTCGGGCCAGTCCTTCAGCCAGCTGGGTGGTCTTGTGATGACCACCTTCAGCTTCTGAGGCCCACTAACCCTGGGCCGAAGCGATTTTCGCCTCAGCGGAGACGAATTCCTCATCGCATAGAGCAGGAATGACCTCCACGGTGATTCCAAAAGCTTTGGTCCAGGGGCCGGTGAACTGATACACGTGCCACATGCTGTGGGCTTCGACAATCTGGCAGCCACCGCCTTCCTGAGGGAAAAACACTCCTCGAGAATCTTGAAGCCCTCGAACTCATCCATGGGGGTTCCGTTGTTGATGTAATCGACAACGGCCTTGGTGTATTCAGGGTCCATGCCAGCGTTGGGCGTAGACCAGTTGATGACAAAGCGCATGGCGTAGGCGGCTCAAGGCCTGCAACCATGCTCCATTCGCAAGAGATCACAGGTGATCTCAAACACAGCCATGACACTGTCCCTGCGATCCCATGCGAGATGAGTTATCGGATCTCTTGGGCCAACCCGTGGTGCTGGCGGGACGGTTGAACCGCTGCGAGCCCAATGCCATCGGCAGTCTGAACGTTTGCCTCAAAGCGGTGGATGTTTATCCATGGCGAACCGATGTCGCCATCAGTGCCCTAACACCGGTGCGCATCGACCACGGCTGGCTGCAGATGTCCAACCTGGAACATGCACTGGGGGGCCCTGTGGAGATGTACTGGATGACCGCCGAGGTCACCAACTATCAACGTCGCAATGGCAGTCGAGACATTGGTTTTCGCCATCGACCATCACTGTGCATCGATCATCTACTCAACACAATTCTCGGCACCCCTACAAATAGCCAACAACATGCGGCCATTGTGAATGCGCTCAACAGAATTCAAAACAGCAATCATCTATTTGGCTTCCATTACAACCCAGTTCATATTCAAGAAATACTGGAAATCGCTCTCAAAAATCCCAGTGGTATCGAAGAGGACAGTTTAAAAACGTTTCTCCAAGCACAGGTCGCCGCAATCAAACAATTCGCCAAGACTGATGAGGGCAAACGAAACCATTCATCAACAGCGCTGGGATTTCATGCCGATGCTTAAGACCAAGCCGACCACAAACACAAAACCACGCTCCCAGAAGAGTGAGTGGGTCACCAAAACCACTGTGATCACCGTTCTGATCTGCAGCGTGGGAGTTGGCATCTGGATCAACAACACGGCCTGGCGCAATCGCAAATTGCTCTGGCAACTGCAAGCGGCGGTGCTCGGCGGAGGTGTGGGATTTGTCGTCGGTCGGTTCAGCCGTTAACAACTTCAACGCAACCGACCAATGGTTCCTTCAACCAGCCAATCGGGATGACAGGATTCGAACCTGCGGCCCCTTCGTCCCGAACGAAGTGCGCTACCAAGCTGCGCCACATCCCGTTGATCCCAATGTAGAAGACAGGCCGCCGCCGAACAGCCCCGCGACGAGCACGGATTCACGCCCCATTGTCTAGGGTAATACATTGATCCCGTTCAGCCGTGCTCAAGCCCGAGTGGTTGCGCGTCAAAGCACCGCAGCGGGAGCGCATCGGCGCCGTTGCTGATCTCCTGCTCGACCTCAACCTGAACACGGTCTGCCAGGAAGCCAGCTGCCCCAACATCGGCGAATGCTTCGCCGGTGGCACCGCCACCTTTCTGATAATGGGGCCGGGCTGCACCCGCGCCTGCCCCTACTGCGACATCGATTTCGACAAGAGCGTCCGTGCGCTCGACCCCACGGAACCGGAACGGCTCGGCGAGGCGGTGGCGCGCCTGGGCCTCAAGCATGTGGTGATCACCTCGGTGAACCGCGACGATCTCGCCGACGGTGGTGCCTCCCAGTTCGTGGCCTGCATCGAACAGGTGAAACAGCGCTCACCGCTCACCACGATCGAGCTGCTGATCCCCGATTTCTGCGGCAACTGGGATGCCCTGAATGTGGTGATGGCCGCCGCACCTCACGTGCTGAACCACAACATCGAAACGGTGCCGCGGATGTACCGGCTGGCCCGCCCCCAGGGCATCTACGAGCGGTCCCTGGAGCTGCTGCAGCGGGTGCGCCAAGGCTGGCCAAGCGCCTACAGCAAATCCGGCCTGATGGTGGGGCTCAGTGAAACCGACGACGAAGTGATCGAGGTGCTGCGCGACCTGCGCGCCCATCGGGTGGACATCGTCACCATCGGGCAATACCTCTCCCCCGGCCCCAAGCACCTGGCGGTGGATCGTTTCGTAACGCCCGAGCAGTTCGACACCTATCGCCGCATCGGTGAAGAGGAGCTGGGCTTTCTCCAGGTGGTGAGCACACCGCTCACCCGCAGCAGCTATCACGCCGGTGAGGTGCAGCGGCTCATGGCCAGCCATCCCCGCTGACAGGGATCCATTCCTGCAACGTCCAGCTCACCAGGCCCGCCTGAATCATCGGGTCCTGCTGCACCCACTCCAGGGCTTCAGTGAAGGAGGCAGCCTCAAAGATCAACAAGCCTCCGCCACCGGGGCGCCGCTGGGCATCCACCAGAAAACCGCTGCGGATGCGCCGACCCGCCTTGGCTTCCTGCTCCACCCAAGCGCGGTGAGCCTCCAGATAAGGCCTCCGCTGTGCGAGAGCTAAGTCGGCTGTTTCAGCCGTGAATGTTTCGTGCTTGACGAACCAGGCCATGGAGCGGCGGCCCGTTCAGGCCGCCACTGCTTGCTGGTCCACCAGCCCCATCGCTGCCCGCTCACTGGGCGGGATCAGCACCTTGAAGCGACCCTTCGCCGCAGCCCAGTCGGCCAACAACGCTGACGCCTTGCTGCTGCCGGTGGCTGCAACATGGGCTTCCAGCAATGCTTTGAGCGTGGTTTCCTGCTGCTGGGTGGTGAGGCTGCACACCTCCACGATCTCCGGATTCACCCGTGGGGCGACACGGTCGTTCTCATCCAGCAGGAAGGTGACACCACCGGTCATGCCGGCCCCCACGTTGCGGCCGGTGCTGCCCAGCACCACCACCACGCCGCCGGTCATGTACTCGCAGCAATGGTCGCCGGCCCCTTCAACCACAGTCCGGGCCCCGCTGTTGCGCACGCCGAAGCGCTCACCGGCGCGACCGAGGGCGTAGAGCTCACCGCCGGTGGCGCCGTAGAGGCAGGTGTTGCCAAGGATCACCTGATCGCCGGGATTGGCGCAGCCATCGGCAGGCACAAGGGTGATGCGGCCACTGTTCATGCCCTTGCCCACGTAATCGTTGGCTTCGCCCTCAAGTCGCACATTCATGCCCTGCACCAGGAAGGCGCCGAAGCTCTGGCCGGCAGCACCCTTGTAGGTGAGATCCAGCTGGCCGTTGAAGCCGCGGTTGCCGTGGCGCTGGGCAATCTCACCGGCCAGGCGGGCCCCCACGCTGCGATCGGTGTTGACGATCGCGATCGTGCGGCTGAGGGAACCATGGCTCTCCAGCGCAGCCATCAGTGCGGCGTCGGCCAGCAGTTGGTCCTCAAGGATCGGGCCGTTGCCGTGGGCTTCGGCGCTGTGGCGCAACCAGGAGCGGTCGTCTGCGCCCTGGATGGGTGCCAGCAGGCTGGAGAGATCCACGCCCTGGGTTTTGGCCAGCTGCACCGCACGGGGTTGCAGCAGGTCGCTGCGGCCGATCAGGTCCTCGAGTTTGGCGACGCCGAGCAGGCTGAGCAGCTGGCGCACCTCCTCCGCCACGTACCAGAAGAAATTCACCACGTGCTCGGGTACGCCGGTGAAGCGCTTGCGCAGCGCCTCCTTCTGGGTGGCCACACCCACCGGGCAGTTATTGGTGTGGCAGACGCGGGCCATGATGCAGCCCTCGGCGATCATCGCCACCGAGCCGAAGCCGTACTCCTCCGCGCCGAGCAGGGCCGCGATCACCACATCCCAACCGGTCTTGAGGCCGCCATCGGCCCGCAGCAGCACCCGATCGCGCAAACCGTTCTCCACCAGGCTGCGGTGCACCTCGGTGAGCCCCAGCTCCCAGGGGCTGCCGGCGTGTTTGATCGAACTCAACGGCGACGCACCGGTGCCACCGTCGTGGCCGGAGATCTGAATCACATCGGCGTTGGCCTTGGCCACACCGGCAGCGATGGTGCCGATGCCGATCTCGGCCACCAGCTTCACGCTCACCGGCGCCTTGGGGTGCACCTGATGCAGATCGTGGATCAGCTGAGCCAGATCCTCGATTGAGTAGATGTCGTGGTGGGGCGGCGGCGAGATCAGTGCCACGCCGGGTTTGCTGTTACGCAGCCAGGCGATGTACTCATCCACCTTCGGGCCGGGCAGCTGGCCGCCCTCTCCGGGCTTGGCCCCCTGGGCCACCTTGATCTCTAGCTGTTTGCCGCTGCGCAGGTATTCGGCCGTGACACCGAACCGTCCGGACGCGATCTGCTTGATCGCCGAACAGGCGGTGTCGCCATTGCGGAGTCCGCCGATGCTGGGGAAGGCCTGCGAGCGGCCTTCAGCGTCCACGTCGTGGAGCACCTGGAAACGGGCCGGATCCTCGCCGCCTTCGCCGCTGTTGCTCTTGCCGCCGATGCGGTTCATCGCCACCGCCAGCACTTCGTGGGCCTCCCGCGAGAGGGCACCAAGGCTCATGCCACCGGTGCAGAACCGCTTGCAGAGGCTTTCCGCGCTCTCCACCTGATCCAGGGGCAGCGGCGTCGGGGCCAGCTTGAACTCCAGCAGATCCCTCAGGGCTGTGACCGGCCGGTTCTCCAGCAGGGTTTTGTAGGTGGAAAAGTGGTCGTACCCCGGCCCGGTCTTCACCGCCGCATGCAGGGCCTTGGCCATGTCTGGACTGTTTAGGTGGTACTCGCCACCGGTGCGGTACTGCACAAAGCCCATGAACTCCAGCTTGCTGCGGTTGAGCTCCGGGAACGCCTTGGCATGCAGCGACAGGGTTTCATTGGCCAGCTCCGCCAGGGTCATGCCCGCCACACGGCTGGTGGTGCCGGTGAAAGCGGTGTCGATCACATCGGCGCCAAGCCCGATCGCTTCGAAGATCTGAGCGCCGTGGTAGCTGGCCAGCAGCGAGATACCGATCTTGGAGAGGATCTTGCGCAGGCCGTTCTCCAGGGAGACGCGCACGTTGGCCTGCACCTTTTCGGCATCGAGGGGGGGCAGCTTGCCCTGCTCGATGCGCTTCTGGGTTTTGGGGTGAGCAAGCCAGTGGCGGGTGGTCTCCCAGGTGAGCCAGGGGCAGACGGCACTGGCGCCATAGCCGATCAGGCAGGCCATGTGGTGGGTGCTCCAGCACTGGGCGGTGTCGACCACCAGGGAGCAGCGCAGACGCAGCTTCTGCCGCAGCAGATGGTGATGGACGGCACCGACGGAGAGCAATGGCGGCATCGCCACGCTGGTGGCCGTCAATGGGGCAGCGGCACCGGCGGAATCAACGCGATCGGACAGCACCAGCACCTGGGCGCCGCCGCGCACGGCCTCCTCGGCCGCCTGGCAGAGCGCATCAAGGGCTGAACTGAGGCCACCGGCACAGGCCTCAACCGCTACCTGGGTGGACAGGGTCGCCACAGGGAGCCCCTGCTGGCTGATCGCCGCCAGCTCGGCTTCATTCAGCACCGGGGTGTCCAGATGAATCACCGCGGCCGCTTCGGCCTGGGGCTTGAGGGCAGGCCTGCGCTCACCCAGATGCATCTCCAGGCTCATCACCAGCTTTTCACGCAGGGGGTCGATCGGCGGGTTGGTGACCTGGGCGAAGCGCTGCTTGAAGTAGTCGTAGAGCAGGTGGGGCTTGTCGGAGAGCACCGCCAGGGGGATGTCATCCCCCATGCAATAGGTGGGCTCCTTGCCCAGTCCGGCCATGTCCTCGATCACCAGATCGAAGTCTTCCGCCGTGAAGCCCATGGCGGTCTGCAGCCGCAGCAGGTCCAGTTCGCCGATCTGACGCTCCTGCGTCCAGGGCTGAGCCGCCACGCCGCGGCGGTGCTGCCGCAGCCAGTCGCCATAGGGGAAGCGTCCGGCAGCGTCCTCCTTCACGGTCCAGTTCTCCAGCAGCTGACCGTTCTCCAGATCCACGGCCACCATCTGTCCGGGGCCGAGGCGGCCCTTCTGAACAACGGTCTTGCCGCTGAGATCCACCACACCGGTTTCCGATCCCATGATCACGAAACCGTCGGCGGTGGTGCACCAGCGGGCGGGGCGAAGACCGTTGCGATCGAGGGTGGCGCCGACCCGTTTGCCGTCGGCGAACACCAGCAGGGCAGGGCCGTCCCACGGCTCCTGGATGCCGGCATTGAATTCGTACATCGCCGTCACCTCAGGACGATCCTCCAGATCCGGCTGGTTGCGGAAGGCCTCCGGCACCAGGGTGATCAGGCTGTCGGTGATCGAGCGACCGCTGCGCACCATCAGCTCCAGCGTGGCGTCGAGGTTGGCCGAGTCGCTGAAGGCCGGGTTGACCGCCGGGTTGAGCTCAGCGGCCGACTCTCCCCAGACCTCCGAGAGACTGGCTTCGGTCGCCTTGGCCCAGTTGAGGTTGCCCAGCAGCGTGTTGATCTCACCGTTGTGGCCAAGCAGCCGCATCGGCTGCGCCAGGGGCCAGCGGGGCAGGGTGTTGGTGCTGAAGCGCCGGTGATACACCGCGAAGCTCACCTCAAAGCGGGGATCGCGCAGATCGGCGTAGTACTGGGCCAGCACCTCGGAGCGCACCATCCCCTTGTAAACAACGGTGCGGCTGCTCAGGGACGCCACATAAAGATCCAGCGACCCCTCAAAACCCCAGGCCTTGCGGGCACGGGCGCCGATCCGCCGGCGCAGGCGCAGCAACAGCGCCTCGAAGGCCTCGCCATCGGGACCACCGGCGAGGCTCCACTGCTCGATCACCGGGGCGGTCTCCCGGGCCATGGGCCCCAGCACGGACGCATCCACCGGAACCACCCGCCAACCGGCGGAGGTCAGCCCGAGGGCCTCGGCCTCCTCGTTGCAGAACTGGCGCGCCAGTTCCCGCCGCTCCGGGTCCTGCGGCATGAACATCATCCCGAGACCCCGGGCTGCCGCGGCCTCAGGCCAGACCGCCTTCAGATACGACCAGGGGATCTCGCACAGCACACCGGCGCCATCACCGGAATCGCCATCACCACCACAGCCACCGCGGTGCTCCATGCAACCGAGACCGCGCAAGGCCTGCTGCAGCACCCAGTGACTGGTCTGACCCGACAGCTGCGCCAGGAAACCCACACCGCAGGCATCTTTCTCTCCGGCCACGGCCTCAGGCGCAGCACTGTCGCTGTAGGGCCAGACGGTGGGTCGGGTGAGATCTGCCATGAAAGTTCAGCCGGGCGTTTGCATGGCTCGCAGCGTCGTGCTCTGCAGGAACCACGTCATTTGACGATCCTAGGCAGGCGCCCTGCCCGGATCGCCCACCGATGCTTCCCTTCGCCCAGCTGCCGGAACCACTGCCGGAACTGCGACTGGCTCCATCACAGCAGGGACAGCAGCTGCGGATCGATGGCGAGGAGCTGCGCAGCTCCTGGTCTTGGGAGGGGCTCAACCGGAGCCAGCCCGATCAGCTGTGGCTCCCCCTGGAGCTGTTGGAATCACGCCTCGGCTTCCGCCGTCGTGAAGGTCAACTGGAGTGGTTCGGCCGCCGGCAGCCCCTGGCTCAGCTGCCACAGCGCACCCTGGGCGATGAGGTGGCCCTGGAGGTGGCCGACTGGCTGACCGGGATTGGGGTCAGCCTCCGTCTGGAAGGCCGGCAGCTGCAGTTGACCCTGCCTCCAGCTGCTCTGCAGGGCCTGCGACGCGGCAAGGGCAGCACCGCCGATCGCCTGGTGCTGGACCTCGATGGTCCAGCCCTGCTGCAGCGGGTGGGGGATGACCTGCACCTGGGCCTGCGCAGTACGGCATCCCAGCTCGAGGAACTGCAACGGCTTCAGCTCAACCCTCAGCAACGGTCTGACAGCCTCGTCCTGAAGGGACAGGCCACTCGACTGAGGACCCTGAGCCTGGCGACACCCTGGCGCGTGGTGCTGGATGGCATCAGGGCGAATGGGGCCACCCAGGCCGCGGCCCGGCTCCCCCTCAGCAACCCGGCTATCGCTCGCTGGCTGCGCCGGGGGCTGGTGCTCGAGGAGCGCACCGTCACCGTCGGAGTGAAACCGCTGCGGGTGTTCAGAAGCGGTGGCCAGCTGCAGCGCATTGGACTGACGCTGAAGCCGCTCACCATGATTGGACAGCAGCAGGGACTTCGCTTTCTGCCGCAGTTGTCCCAACCGCTTGATGCGGTGGTCGCCATCAACGGAGGCTTTTTCAATCGCATCCTGCA
This window contains:
- a CDS encoding YciI family protein translates to MAWFVKHETFTAETADLALAQRRPYLEAHRAWVEQEAKAGRRIRSGFLVDAQRRPGGGGLLIFEAASFTEALEWVQQDPMIQAGLVSWTLQEWIPVSGDGWP
- a CDS encoding DUF3303 family protein — encoded protein: MFFPQEGGGCQIVEAHSMWHVYQFTGPWTKAFGITVEVIPALCDEEFVSAEAKIASAQG
- a CDS encoding HupE/UreJ family protein; protein product: MGDSGALTAWQGLLSGLGHPLLGPDHLLFLLALGFVGLQRPLRWVLPLLAVGLGGSVLSQFIPLPDAVAPWAEALVSFSLAVEGLIALSMAQAAWLLPLFGLHGFLLGSTIVGAEPTPLFSYFLGLLVAQGSLLLLITALSQGLVERLGAQGQRLGAGIWIGIGMAFAWVALID
- the lipA gene encoding lipoyl synthase → MLKPEWLRVKAPQRERIGAVADLLLDLNLNTVCQEASCPNIGECFAGGTATFLIMGPGCTRACPYCDIDFDKSVRALDPTEPERLGEAVARLGLKHVVITSVNRDDLADGGASQFVACIEQVKQRSPLTTIELLIPDFCGNWDALNVVMAAAPHVLNHNIETVPRMYRLARPQGIYERSLELLQRVRQGWPSAYSKSGLMVGLSETDDEVIEVLRDLRAHRVDIVTIGQYLSPGPKHLAVDRFVTPEQFDTYRRIGEEELGFLQVVSTPLTRSSYHAGEVQRLMASHPR
- a CDS encoding iron uptake porin; this translates as MRSCLAIKLAAPLAAAALWSLSGPPPARAQLSNVSQFTDVMPTDWAYQALANLVEQYGCVAGYPNGTFRGNRAMTRYEAAALLNACLDRITEVTDELKKLIYEFEKELAIIRGKVDGLEARVGELEATQFATTTKLSGLATFVVGANHFSGSDAALVDQNNQSFGATTFNNDLQLILETSFTGKDQLTTTLRAGNFSGESPFGGGGPSSLAMLGNASQGDGGPNHLFIDKLFYSFPVGDSITVTVGPNVGQDDMLPIWPTFYNSLPILDALTLNGGLAAYNKNQGPGAGISWVPAGGFHVTANYVAANGAEANSDIGGLATDHAGGTGTVQLGWEADGWAIAGIYSKIQNGNDLIAYATPFTQDQLGQAGDTHAFGLSGAWQPTETHWIPSISVGWGINNSDSQRKGQVTTSQSWSVGLTWDDAFAEGNSAGMAVGQPVFATALRGGDTPNDGNYLWEWWYQFQISDAISVTPALIYFSRPMGQNTPSGQSFSQLGGLVMTTFSF
- the gltB gene encoding glutamate synthase large subunit encodes the protein MADLTRPTVWPYSDSAAPEAVAGEKDACGVGFLAQLSGQTSHWVLQQALRGLGCMEHRGGCGGDGDSGDGAGVLCEIPWSYLKAVWPEAAAARGLGMMFMPQDPERRELARQFCNEEAEALGLTSAGWRVVPVDASVLGPMARETAPVIEQWSLAGGPDGEAFEALLLRLRRRIGARARKAWGFEGSLDLYVASLSSRTVVYKGMVRSEVLAQYYADLRDPRFEVSFAVYHRRFSTNTLPRWPLAQPMRLLGHNGEINTLLGNLNWAKATEASLSEVWGESAAELNPAVNPAFSDSANLDATLELMVRSGRSITDSLITLVPEAFRNQPDLEDRPEVTAMYEFNAGIQEPWDGPALLVFADGKRVGATLDRNGLRPARWCTTADGFVIMGSETGVVDLSGKTVVQKGRLGPGQMVAVDLENGQLLENWTVKEDAAGRFPYGDWLRQHRRGVAAQPWTQERQIGELDLLRLQTAMGFTAEDFDLVIEDMAGLGKEPTYCMGDDIPLAVLSDKPHLLYDYFKQRFAQVTNPPIDPLREKLVMSLEMHLGERRPALKPQAEAAAVIHLDTPVLNEAELAAISQQGLPVATLSTQVAVEACAGGLSSALDALCQAAEEAVRGGAQVLVLSDRVDSAGAAAPLTATSVAMPPLLSVGAVHHHLLRQKLRLRCSLVVDTAQCWSTHHMACLIGYGASAVCPWLTWETTRHWLAHPKTQKRIEQGKLPPLDAEKVQANVRVSLENGLRKILSKIGISLLASYHGAQIFEAIGLGADVIDTAFTGTTSRVAGMTLAELANETLSLHAKAFPELNRSKLEFMGFVQYRTGGEYHLNSPDMAKALHAAVKTGPGYDHFSTYKTLLENRPVTALRDLLEFKLAPTPLPLDQVESAESLCKRFCTGGMSLGALSREAHEVLAVAMNRIGGKSNSGEGGEDPARFQVLHDVDAEGRSQAFPSIGGLRNGDTACSAIKQIASGRFGVTAEYLRSGKQLEIKVAQGAKPGEGGQLPGPKVDEYIAWLRNSKPGVALISPPPHHDIYSIEDLAQLIHDLHQVHPKAPVSVKLVAEIGIGTIAAGVAKANADVIQISGHDGGTGASPLSSIKHAGSPWELGLTEVHRSLVENGLRDRVLLRADGGLKTGWDVVIAALLGAEEYGFGSVAMIAEGCIMARVCHTNNCPVGVATQKEALRKRFTGVPEHVVNFFWYVAEEVRQLLSLLGVAKLEDLIGRSDLLQPRAVQLAKTQGVDLSSLLAPIQGADDRSWLRHSAEAHGNGPILEDQLLADAALMAALESHGSLSRTIAIVNTDRSVGARLAGEIAQRHGNRGFNGQLDLTYKGAAGQSFGAFLVQGMNVRLEGEANDYVGKGMNSGRITLVPADGCANPGDQVILGNTCLYGATGGELYALGRAGERFGVRNSGARTVVEGAGDHCCEYMTGGVVVVLGSTGRNVGAGMTGGVTFLLDENDRVAPRVNPEIVEVCSLTTQQQETTLKALLEAHVAATGSSKASALLADWAAAKGRFKVLIPPSERAAMGLVDQQAVAA
- a CDS encoding phosphodiester glycosidase family protein, whose translation is MLPFAQLPEPLPELRLAPSQQGQQLRIDGEELRSSWSWEGLNRSQPDQLWLPLELLESRLGFRRREGQLEWFGRRQPLAQLPQRTLGDEVALEVADWLTGIGVSLRLEGRQLQLTLPPAALQGLRRGKGSTADRLVLDLDGPALLQRVGDDLHLGLRSTASQLEELQRLQLNPQQRSDSLVLKGQATRLRTLSLATPWRVVLDGIRANGATQAAARLPLSNPAIARWLRRGLVLEERTVTVGVKPLRVFRSGGQLQRIGLTLKPLTMIGQQQGLRFLPQLSQPLDAVVAINGGFFNRILQLPLGALRQQGEWLSGPILNRGVIAWSDNDPLQFGRLRLAQQLRVNGGRRWRLSFLNSGYVQRGLSRYTRAWGPIYRPLSGEEEAMLIEGGRVTQRFDRTSIRRGVLIPSNGDLVVARGGTPLPAEPGDAVMLSQRSIPGLGDEANVLGGGPLLLQGGRIVLNGRGEGFSPGFLTLAAPRTVVGTGRGGTWLMALRGAAGSDPTLLETALAAQQLGLRDALNLDGGSSTTVVVAGQTVVIGRGSAPRVHNGLGFVPL